A genomic window from Cyprinus carpio isolate SPL01 chromosome A2, ASM1834038v1, whole genome shotgun sequence includes:
- the LOC109069652 gene encoding interleukin-6 receptor subunit beta-like isoform X2 gives MSAFGRARNSETDHHITAESDPLPTLCHQHLRTLKGCKYWKEIISLLLQLHPAQQTVFKSEMSQMKLPKTGLVLWMCVMNRVLDTAAAASAASAALSITQCVIMQYTSITCYWETTDHHLNISSYTLQINKTSCESKHSFIPVGSCNTSGSDCSVQAIKSALHCFCADVLASTHTGSIRSPLYFFSGVNAVKLPPPQIKDLRPSARRSGCLQVIWRMAESFPKNEKVYILLQMEYTTHNQTRSQTIQAFSNETLELCDLHPGSKYTVRLRAQDSRAHAHWSSWNSTDTTTAEKAPSAAPRLWRLIQPAEEAGKRRLTLLWKPVSWPEVNGVVLSYSASCHSNLGSSQWTCGAVNASRRSCVLTVSDDTCHCSLTATNSAGTSPPAHISIPAHTHAEELPPAQILSVTPLDNTQIKVEWTAALNQSESGFVVQWTSVPYIKPTSLHWEHMNENARSFILTGLLPEVPYKLSVVSLYGQQTGSGMSVIAFTREGVPSVGPDMTVLKTSSSGVVLKWDPVPLEKLHGFIQNYTVLYSINGKDKSVKVDAHVEQITLSELTEGTYKICVMAHTAVGGATGPCQMVLVGLDDVQVIPILLCALLLCFLILIIPVCLRVRIKQCLCPTVPDPSKSSLSVWSKTKLCQHKLPSSSTMSSIISVGQTTIYQDCGEIDYVPVQVLTYHTPHASNEPEAMTYNSTAVTHQDSKLTPAQAFPTHFLIQSYTKPDQVIPAGYKEDPQPSSDDLLFESLFSCKSNQADLCGYIHVSQSYAPVIMTVNAYRTLDPEVLPEDTSTTMVHCSVNNES, from the exons ATGTCCGCATTTGGAAGAGCGCGTAACAGCGAAACAGATCATCACATCACAGCAGAATCAGATCCTCTGCCGACACTATGTCATCAGCATCTCCGGACACTTAAAGGCTGTAAATATTGGAAAGAAATCATCTCTCTGCTTCTTCAACTTCATCCAGCACAG CAGACAGTCTTCAAGTCAGAAATGAGCCAAATGAAGCTGCCCAAAACTGGACTCGTCCTCTGGATGTGTGTAATGAACAGGGTCCTGGACACAG cagcagcagcatcagcagcatcagcagcacTGTCAATCACCCAATGTGTGATCATGCAGTACACCAGCATCACCTGCTACTGGGAAACAACCGACCACCACCTGAACATCAGCAGCTACACACTTCAGATTAACAA AACCTCTTGTGAAAGTAAACACAGCTTCATCCCAGTGGGTTCCTGTAATACCAGTGGCTCTGACTGCTCCGTTCAGGCCATCAAATCAGCATTACACTGTTTCTGTGCAGATGTGCTGGCGTCCACACACACTGGATCCATACGCTCACCGCTGTACTTCTTCAGTGGGGTCAATGCAG TGAAACTTCCTCCTCCACAGATAAAAGATCTCAGGCCATCAGCGAGAAGGTCTGGGTGTTTGCAGGTGATCTGGAGAATGGCTGAGAGCTTTCCCAAGAATGAGAAAGTCTACATACTGCTCCAAATGGAGTACACGACACACAACCAG ACCCGATCCCAGACTATACAAGCGTTTTCCAATGAGACATTGGAGCTGTGTGACCTTCACCCAGGATCCAAGTATACAGTGAGACTGAGGGCTCAGGACAGTCGAGCACACGCTCACTGGAGCTCGTGGAACTCTACAGACACAACCACAGCGGAGAAAG CACCGTCTGCAGCTCCTCGGCTCTGGAGACTCATCCAACCTGCAGAAGAAGCTGGAAAGAGACGCCTCACCCTGCTCTGGAAG CCTGTGTCCTGGCCTGAGGTCAATGGTGTTGTGCTCAGTTACTCTGCGTCCTGTCACAGTAATCTGGGTTCATCACAGTGGACCTGCGGCGCTGTAAACGCATCCAGACGCTCCTGCGTCCTCACTGTCTCTGACGATACCTGTCACTGCAGCCTGACGGCAACAAACTCTGCCGGGACGTCACCTCCAGCTCACATCTCCATACCTGCACATACACATGCAG AAGAACTCCCACCTGCTCAGATTTTAAGCGTCACCCCATTGGACAACACTCAGATAAAGGTGGAATGGACAGCTGCACTGAACCAATCAGAGAGCGGCTTTGTGGTGCAATGGACTTCTGTGCCTTACATTAAACCAACTAGTCTGCACTGGGAAcatatgaatgaaaatgcaagaaGTTTTATTCTCACAG gtcttCTGCCAGAAGTCCCATATAAACTGTCGGTCGTGAGTCTGTATGGGCAACAGACAGGAAGTGGCATGTCAGTCATTGCTTTCACACGGGAAGGAG TGCCCTCTGTCGGCCCAGATATGACAGTGCTGAAGACGAGCAGCAGCGGTGTTGTTCTGAAATGGGACCCTGTTCCTTTAGAGAAACTTCATGGCTTCATCCAGAACTATACTGTACTATACAGCATAAATGGCAAAGACAAAA GTGTGAAGGTAGACGCTCATGTTGAACAGATAACTCTTAGTGAACTGACAGAAGGAACCTATAAAATCTGCGTAATGGCTCATACTGCAGTAGGGGGCGCCACTGGGCCCTGTCAGATGGTGCTTGTGG GGCTTGATGATGTTCAAGTGATTCCCATACTGCTGTGTGCACTTCTGCTGTGCTTTCTGATTCTGATCATCCCAGTTTGCTTGAGGGTGAG gATCAAACAGTGTCTGTGCCCGACTGTACCAGACCCTTCAAAAAGCAGCCTGTCCGTCTGGTCCAAAACTAAACTGTGTCAG CATAAGCTACCATCCTCGTCCACCATGAGCTCCATCATCTCTGTGGGTCAGACTACAATCTATCAGGATTGTGGTGAGATAGACTATGTCCCTGTCCAGGTGCTCACCTACCACACTCCTCATGCCAGCAATGAGCCTGAAGCCATGACCTACAACAGCACTGCTGTAACACACCAGGACTCCAAACTCACACCAGCTCAAGCTTTCCCCACACATTTCCTCATCCAGAGCTACACCAAACCAGACCAAGTCATTCCTGCTGGATATAAAGAAGATCCCCAGCCCTCGTCTGACGATCTCTTGTTTGAGTCCCTCTTCTCCTGCAAAAGTAATCAAGCTGATTTATGCGGCTACATCCACGTGTCCCAGAGCTATGCGCCGGTCATTATGACCGTAAATGCATACAGGACTCTTGACCCGGAGGTTTTACCGGAGGACACCAGCACCACTATGGTTCATTGCAGCGTAAATAACGAGTCATAA
- the LOC109069652 gene encoding interleukin-6 receptor subunit beta-like isoform X5, whose translation MSAFGRARNSETDHHITAESDPLPTLCHQHLRTLKGCKYWKEIISLLLQLHPAQQTVFKSEMSQMKLPKTGLVLWMCVMNRVLDTAAASAASAALSITQCVIMQYTSITCYWETTDHHLNISSYTLQINKTSCESKHSFIPVGSCNTSGSDCSVQAIKSALHCFCADVLASTHTGSIRSPLYFFSGVNAVKLPPPQIKDLRPSARRSGCLQVIWRMAESFPKNEKVYILLQMEYTTHNQTRSQTIQAFSNETLELCDLHPGSKYTVRLRAQDSRAHAHWSSWNSTDTTTAEKAPSAAPRLWRLIQPAEEAGKRRLTLLWKPVSWPEVNGVVLSYSASCHSNLGSSQWTCGAVNASRRSCVLTVSDDTCHCSLTATNSAGTSPPAHISIPAHTHAEELPPAQILSVTPLDNTQIKVEWTAALNQSESGFVVQWTSVPYIKPTSLHWEHMNENARSFILTGLLPEVPYKLSVVSLYGQQTGSGMSVIAFTREGVPSVGPDMTVLKTSSSGVVLKWDPVPLEKLHGFIQNYTVLYSINGKDKSVKVDAHVEQITLSELTEGTYKICVMAHTAVGGATGPCQMVLVGLDDVQVIPILLCALLLCFLILIIPVCLRVRIKQCLCPTVPDPSKSSLSVWSKTKLCQHKLPSSSTMSSIISVGQTTIYQDCGEIDYVPVQVLTYHTPHASNEPEAMTYNSTAVTHQDSKLTPAQAFPTHFLIQSYTKPDQVIPAGYKEDPQPSSDDLLFESLFSCKSNQADLCGYIHVSQSYAPVIMTVNAYRTLDPEVLPEDTSTTMVHCSVNNES comes from the exons ATGTCCGCATTTGGAAGAGCGCGTAACAGCGAAACAGATCATCACATCACAGCAGAATCAGATCCTCTGCCGACACTATGTCATCAGCATCTCCGGACACTTAAAGGCTGTAAATATTGGAAAGAAATCATCTCTCTGCTTCTTCAACTTCATCCAGCACAG CAGACAGTCTTCAAGTCAGAAATGAGCCAAATGAAGCTGCCCAAAACTGGACTCGTCCTCTGGATGTGTGTAATGAACAGGGTCCTGGACACAG cagcagcatcagcagcatcagcagcacTGTCAATCACCCAATGTGTGATCATGCAGTACACCAGCATCACCTGCTACTGGGAAACAACCGACCACCACCTGAACATCAGCAGCTACACACTTCAGATTAACAA AACCTCTTGTGAAAGTAAACACAGCTTCATCCCAGTGGGTTCCTGTAATACCAGTGGCTCTGACTGCTCCGTTCAGGCCATCAAATCAGCATTACACTGTTTCTGTGCAGATGTGCTGGCGTCCACACACACTGGATCCATACGCTCACCGCTGTACTTCTTCAGTGGGGTCAATGCAG TGAAACTTCCTCCTCCACAGATAAAAGATCTCAGGCCATCAGCGAGAAGGTCTGGGTGTTTGCAGGTGATCTGGAGAATGGCTGAGAGCTTTCCCAAGAATGAGAAAGTCTACATACTGCTCCAAATGGAGTACACGACACACAACCAG ACCCGATCCCAGACTATACAAGCGTTTTCCAATGAGACATTGGAGCTGTGTGACCTTCACCCAGGATCCAAGTATACAGTGAGACTGAGGGCTCAGGACAGTCGAGCACACGCTCACTGGAGCTCGTGGAACTCTACAGACACAACCACAGCGGAGAAAG CACCGTCTGCAGCTCCTCGGCTCTGGAGACTCATCCAACCTGCAGAAGAAGCTGGAAAGAGACGCCTCACCCTGCTCTGGAAG CCTGTGTCCTGGCCTGAGGTCAATGGTGTTGTGCTCAGTTACTCTGCGTCCTGTCACAGTAATCTGGGTTCATCACAGTGGACCTGCGGCGCTGTAAACGCATCCAGACGCTCCTGCGTCCTCACTGTCTCTGACGATACCTGTCACTGCAGCCTGACGGCAACAAACTCTGCCGGGACGTCACCTCCAGCTCACATCTCCATACCTGCACATACACATGCAG AAGAACTCCCACCTGCTCAGATTTTAAGCGTCACCCCATTGGACAACACTCAGATAAAGGTGGAATGGACAGCTGCACTGAACCAATCAGAGAGCGGCTTTGTGGTGCAATGGACTTCTGTGCCTTACATTAAACCAACTAGTCTGCACTGGGAAcatatgaatgaaaatgcaagaaGTTTTATTCTCACAG gtcttCTGCCAGAAGTCCCATATAAACTGTCGGTCGTGAGTCTGTATGGGCAACAGACAGGAAGTGGCATGTCAGTCATTGCTTTCACACGGGAAGGAG TGCCCTCTGTCGGCCCAGATATGACAGTGCTGAAGACGAGCAGCAGCGGTGTTGTTCTGAAATGGGACCCTGTTCCTTTAGAGAAACTTCATGGCTTCATCCAGAACTATACTGTACTATACAGCATAAATGGCAAAGACAAAA GTGTGAAGGTAGACGCTCATGTTGAACAGATAACTCTTAGTGAACTGACAGAAGGAACCTATAAAATCTGCGTAATGGCTCATACTGCAGTAGGGGGCGCCACTGGGCCCTGTCAGATGGTGCTTGTGG GGCTTGATGATGTTCAAGTGATTCCCATACTGCTGTGTGCACTTCTGCTGTGCTTTCTGATTCTGATCATCCCAGTTTGCTTGAGGGTGAG gATCAAACAGTGTCTGTGCCCGACTGTACCAGACCCTTCAAAAAGCAGCCTGTCCGTCTGGTCCAAAACTAAACTGTGTCAG CATAAGCTACCATCCTCGTCCACCATGAGCTCCATCATCTCTGTGGGTCAGACTACAATCTATCAGGATTGTGGTGAGATAGACTATGTCCCTGTCCAGGTGCTCACCTACCACACTCCTCATGCCAGCAATGAGCCTGAAGCCATGACCTACAACAGCACTGCTGTAACACACCAGGACTCCAAACTCACACCAGCTCAAGCTTTCCCCACACATTTCCTCATCCAGAGCTACACCAAACCAGACCAAGTCATTCCTGCTGGATATAAAGAAGATCCCCAGCCCTCGTCTGACGATCTCTTGTTTGAGTCCCTCTTCTCCTGCAAAAGTAATCAAGCTGATTTATGCGGCTACATCCACGTGTCCCAGAGCTATGCGCCGGTCATTATGACCGTAAATGCATACAGGACTCTTGACCCGGAGGTTTTACCGGAGGACACCAGCACCACTATGGTTCATTGCAGCGTAAATAACGAGTCATAA